Proteins from a single region of Sesamum indicum cultivar Zhongzhi No. 13 linkage group LG5, S_indicum_v1.0, whole genome shotgun sequence:
- the LOC105162167 gene encoding MLP-like protein 34, translated as MAGLPCKLIAQVAFKAGGDVFHHLMAKRPYHLANVTPGKIQACDLHQGDYGTDGSVVQWKYTLDGKEQTAKQLIHDIDETKKQVAYKMLEGDLLELYKNMIITIHVETKGGVDFITWTIDYKLINPDNPHPISLLNFVIEFTKDIEAHIFGEERGYGDQYTTRKCYIESVKESSRKNMEIDPHQRNRLELTSPVPYATWLFRKTLKSNPDKIHAIKKMKVLRKVNDFIWDETCQQAFQDLKAYLAKLPLLGTFPKEPCPSASRIHSQAMFAEKDERKWFLQVDVSATHEGNAMFLHIYQQAMAGLPCKLIAQVAFKAGGDVFHQLLGKKPGHLAIVTPGKIQACDLHHGTYGTDGAVIQWKYTLDGKEQTAKQLLHDIDETKKQISFKMLEGDLLELYKNMVITFHVETKGGVDFITWTISYELINLDNPHPLSLLNFFIEFTKEIEAHIFG; from the exons ATGGCTGGATTGCCCTGTAAGCTTATTGCCCAGGTAGCTTTTAAGGCTGGGGGCGACGTGTTTCATCACCTCATGGCCAAGAGGCCTTATCACTTGGCCAATGTCACCCCTGGAAAAATCCAGGCTTGTGATTTGCATCAGGGCGACTATGGAACTGATGGCTCCGTCGTCCAGTGGAAGTACACTCTTG atGGGAAAGAGCAAACcgcaaaacaactaattcATGATATAGACGAGACAAAAAAGCAAGTCGCTTACAAGATGCTCGAAGGCGATCTGCTGGAGTTGTACAAGAACATGATCATAACCATCCACGTCGAGACCAAAGGTGGAGTCGATTTCATCACTTGGACCATAGACTACAAGCTGATCAATCCCGATAATCCACACCCAATCTCACTCTTAAACTTCGTGATCGAATTCACTAAAGATATCGAGGCTCATATCTTCGGA GAGGAGAGAGGTTATGGTGACCAGTACACAACACGAAAATGCTATATAGAGTCTGTAAAGGAGAGCAGCAGGAAGAACATGGAGATAGATCCCCATCAACGCAACAGA CTTGAACTTACATCCCCTGTTCCTTACGCTACATGGTTATTTAGAAAGACATTAAAGTCAAACCCAGATAAGATACATGCCATCAAGAAGATGAAG GTACTGAGGAAGGTCAATGATTTCATCTGGGATGAGACCTGTCAGCAAGCCTTCCAAGACTTGAAGGCTTACTTGGCTAAATTACCTTTGCTCGGAACCTTTCCAAAAGAACCAT GTCCAAGTGCTAGCAGAATTCATTCTCAAGCAATGTTTGCTgaaaaagatgaaagaaaatggTTTCTCCAAGTAGATGTCTCCGCCACACATGAGGGCAATGCGATG tttttacatatatatcaacAAGCAATGGCTGGATTGCCCTGTAAACTAATTGCCCAGGTAGCTTTCAAGGCTGGGGGCGATGTGTTTCATCAACTCTTAGGTAAGAAGCCTGGACACTTGGCCATTGTCACCCCTGGAAAAATCCAGGCTTGTGATCTGCATCACGGCACCTATGGGACTGATGGCGCAGTCATTCAGTGGAAGTACACTCTTG ATGGGAAAGAACAAACTGCAAAACAACTACTTCATGACATAGACGAGACCAAAAAGCAAATCTCATTTAAGATGCTTGAAGGTGATCTGCTAGAGTTGTACAAGAACATGGTCATAACCTTCCACGTCGAGACCAAAGGTGGAGTCGATTTCATCACTTGGACCATAAGCTACGAGCTTATCAATCTCGATAATCCACACCCGCTTTCTCTATTGAACTTCTTCATCGAGTTCACTAAAGAAATCGAGGCTCATATCTTCGGATAA